The proteins below are encoded in one region of Halocatena salina:
- the ribH gene encoding 6,7-dimethyl-8-ribityllumazine synthase, translated as MVSLGLVVSQFNKEGEITHEMEERARTAAAEHDAEIVETVPVPGSYDTPLAADRLARREDIDAVAVLGAIVTGDTDHDQVIADAAAQGLTEVSLKRDTPVTLGITGPAMSVDEANARIDHGATAVESAIDLAETL; from the coding sequence ATGGTTTCACTCGGGTTGGTGGTCTCCCAGTTCAACAAGGAGGGGGAGATCACCCACGAGATGGAAGAGCGCGCCCGGACCGCGGCTGCCGAACACGACGCGGAGATCGTCGAGACCGTTCCAGTGCCGGGATCGTACGACACGCCCCTAGCCGCCGATCGGCTGGCACGGCGGGAGGACATCGACGCTGTCGCGGTGTTGGGTGCGATCGTCACCGGCGACACCGATCACGATCAGGTCATCGCCGACGCTGCCGCCCAAGGCCTGACGGAGGTGTCTCTCAAACGGGATACGCCCGTCACGCTCGGCATCACTGGCCCGGCAATGAGCGTCGACGAAGCCAACGCACGCATCGACCACGGTGCGACCGCTGTCGAAAGCGCTATCGATCTCGCGGAAACGTTGTGA
- a CDS encoding flippase activity-associated protein Agl23 gives MERPALTSRDWSPGRTATVAVVSITALALLARFAFLGDRIAHWDEARVGFWILDYMQTGNYSYSPVIHGPFYHHINPLLFEWFGYTDAAMRIVPAFVTGLLPLTALLFQSRLDRIETVALAAFLAFDPILLYYSRFMRGDPLVGAFMFAGFAFLVRAIDTDRTDHLLAASGLIALGFTTKENAFVYVLCWLGAFAVILDHRFVTHVRERALRTVVWDALVRGWNWLGRHGLGVIAAIIEFFVVIIAFYAPRSNGRLHVPGSNGGQYVGWNALTDPSLLGAFIWEGTAGAFQSFYSFWGTGAQSEHPYIPYLVDLLETIGYGSLVLVVLACLGFVVDRYATDTPRELLTVTFAWGVVSLLGYPVITDIKAPWAAVHVVLPLMIPAAVGVGALLRPIRAGVVTNTRWARVGVAGVVLLLISAPVAAVGIHSVYQEPQASDNELVQYAQPADDFHPTVHEIERIAANNQQGTDVVLYGQQFVNGDPIYQQPSCAGNNGWFDALPLPWYLVRSDASVTCAQSQAELDQLNQKPPVIITTASHVTKNESNQTVTVPVVPEGLDRRFPEYDATIEQMRTTDTDVVFLIDRDRVNTTQSSPGR, from the coding sequence ATGGAACGCCCCGCACTCACTAGTCGGGACTGGAGTCCCGGCCGCACGGCGACGGTGGCAGTCGTCTCGATCACCGCCCTCGCGTTGCTCGCTCGATTCGCCTTCCTCGGCGATCGTATCGCCCACTGGGACGAAGCCCGTGTCGGCTTCTGGATACTCGATTACATGCAGACGGGAAACTACAGTTACAGTCCCGTCATTCACGGACCGTTCTACCACCACATTAACCCGCTGTTGTTCGAGTGGTTCGGATACACTGACGCCGCGATGCGCATCGTACCGGCGTTCGTGACCGGGCTGCTCCCACTCACGGCGCTGTTGTTCCAAAGCCGGTTGGATCGGATCGAAACCGTCGCGCTGGCGGCGTTTCTGGCGTTCGATCCGATCCTGTTGTACTACTCGCGATTCATGCGTGGCGATCCCCTCGTCGGTGCGTTTATGTTCGCGGGCTTTGCGTTTCTCGTCCGGGCGATCGACACCGACCGAACGGATCATCTTCTCGCTGCTTCGGGGCTGATCGCGCTTGGCTTTACGACCAAAGAGAACGCGTTCGTGTACGTCCTCTGCTGGCTCGGTGCGTTCGCGGTGATCCTCGACCACCGATTCGTGACTCACGTCCGCGAACGAGCGCTCCGGACTGTCGTTTGGGACGCGCTCGTGCGAGGTTGGAATTGGTTGGGCCGCCACGGTCTCGGAGTCATCGCGGCCATCATCGAATTTTTCGTCGTCATCATCGCGTTCTATGCCCCACGGTCGAACGGTCGTCTCCACGTGCCCGGATCGAATGGCGGACAGTACGTCGGCTGGAACGCACTCACGGATCCATCACTGTTGGGGGCGTTCATCTGGGAGGGGACGGCCGGAGCGTTCCAGTCGTTTTACTCGTTTTGGGGAACCGGTGCGCAATCAGAACACCCATACATCCCGTATCTCGTTGATCTGCTCGAAACGATCGGCTACGGATCGCTCGTGCTCGTGGTGCTCGCGTGTCTTGGCTTTGTCGTCGATCGATACGCTACCGACACTCCGCGTGAGCTACTTACGGTCACGTTCGCGTGGGGGGTGGTGTCGCTGTTGGGGTACCCAGTCATCACAGACATCAAAGCTCCGTGGGCGGCGGTCCACGTGGTGTTGCCACTGATGATTCCCGCTGCTGTCGGTGTTGGAGCGCTTCTCCGGCCGATCCGTGCCGGCGTCGTGACGAACACTCGGTGGGCACGCGTTGGAGTAGCCGGGGTCGTTTTGCTGTTGATCTCTGCGCCCGTCGCTGCCGTCGGGATCCACAGCGTCTACCAGGAACCACAAGCATCCGACAACGAACTCGTTCAGTACGCCCAACCGGCCGACGATTTCCATCCGACGGTCCACGAGATCGAACGGATCGCTGCAAACAATCAGCAGGGAACTGACGTCGTGCTCTACGGACAGCAGTTCGTCAACGGTGATCCGATCTATCAACAACCGTCGTGTGCCGGTAACAATGGATGGTTCGACGCGCTCCCGTTGCCGTGGTATCTCGTTCGCAGCGATGCATCGGTCACGTGCGCCCAATCACAGGCCGAACTCGATCAACTCAACCAGAAACCACCGGTCATCATCACGACCGCATCCCACGTCACGAAAAACGAAAGCAACCAGACCGTCACCGTCCCGGTCGTTCCCGAGGGACTCGACAGGCGGTTCCCAGAATACGACGCGACGATCGAACAGATGCGGACCACCGACACTGACGTGGTGTTTCTCATCGACCGCGATCGGGTGAACACGACTCAATCGTCGCCCGGACGGTAG
- a CDS encoding class I SAM-dependent methyltransferase, which translates to MTDTTERLEVDGFALIGRTFEEYVHMFDLDPAALAGQTVLDCPSGVGSFVRTANDHGINAMGVDIAYGKSTARLLQLANTDHKRVVAQLREKSSLFEWGFYGDTDGRSRYLKRAYEEFLDDFEDNRDRYVHAALPVLPFNSDSFSVVLSAHFLFLYGDRLDREFHLPSLRELARVATEEVRVFPLSELDTNRYHELDSIVKTLETEGYTTEQVSVPFEFQRGATEMLRITDV; encoded by the coding sequence ATGACAGATACAACAGAGCGATTGGAGGTCGATGGGTTCGCGCTCATCGGGCGCACGTTCGAGGAGTACGTCCACATGTTCGATCTCGATCCGGCAGCGCTGGCTGGTCAGACGGTGCTCGACTGTCCGTCGGGCGTTGGCTCGTTCGTTCGGACGGCTAACGACCACGGCATCAACGCGATGGGTGTCGATATCGCCTACGGGAAGTCCACGGCTCGACTCCTACAACTGGCGAACACGGACCACAAGCGCGTGGTGGCCCAGCTTCGGGAGAAGTCGTCATTGTTTGAATGGGGATTCTACGGGGATACCGACGGGCGCAGTCGGTATTTGAAGCGTGCGTACGAGGAGTTTCTCGATGATTTCGAGGACAACAGGGATCGGTACGTTCACGCCGCGCTACCGGTGCTCCCGTTCAACTCGGATTCGTTTTCGGTCGTACTCTCCGCACATTTTCTGTTTTTATACGGAGATCGACTGGATCGAGAGTTTCATCTCCCGTCGCTGCGCGAACTCGCCCGTGTAGCGACCGAGGAGGTCCGGGTGTTCCCGCTCTCCGAACTCGACACGAACCGGTATCACGAACTCGATTCGATCGTCAAAACGCTCGAAACCGAGGGATACACCACAGAGCAGGTGAGCGTTCCGTTCGAGTTTCAGCGCGGTGCCACAGAGATGCTTCGAATCACGGACGTTTGA